From the genome of Variovorax sp. RA8, one region includes:
- a CDS encoding 2-keto-4-pentenoate hydratase: MAALSRAVTQAAATVTPATAARALFVARRDGRRVPTALVQPADQHEAYAIQDATLAALGSIGGWKVGARAGQAPTCAPLPAEGLLPDGAFLTGPAWRLRGIEVEVGFQLGVDLPPRAAPYTRDDLAFAVRAVLPVIEVVETRLADWLGAGARAQLADLLSHGALVLGRRQPFEPAWFDLASVEAELRFGEQIVAHTVGEHPSPDAGTLLEWLANHCSARGAGLKAGQVITSGSCTGMLFASRGTEVQVEIGGLAPLSVSF, translated from the coding sequence GTGGCAGCGCTTTCCCGAGCTGTGACGCAGGCAGCGGCCACCGTCACGCCGGCAACCGCCGCACGGGCGCTGTTCGTGGCGCGGCGCGACGGCCGGCGCGTGCCCACGGCGCTGGTGCAGCCCGCGGATCAGCACGAGGCCTACGCCATCCAGGATGCGACCCTGGCCGCCCTCGGCAGCATCGGCGGCTGGAAGGTCGGCGCCCGCGCCGGCCAGGCGCCGACCTGCGCGCCGCTGCCGGCCGAGGGGCTGCTGCCCGACGGCGCATTCCTGACCGGCCCGGCCTGGCGGCTGCGCGGCATCGAGGTCGAGGTGGGCTTCCAGCTCGGCGTCGACCTGCCGCCCCGCGCCGCGCCCTACACGCGGGACGACCTGGCCTTCGCGGTGCGGGCTGTGCTGCCGGTGATCGAGGTGGTGGAGACCCGCCTGGCCGACTGGCTCGGTGCGGGCGCCCGGGCGCAGCTGGCCGATCTCCTGAGCCACGGTGCGCTGGTGCTGGGCCGGCGCCAGCCCTTCGAGCCGGCGTGGTTCGACCTGGCGAGCGTCGAAGCCGAGCTGCGCTTCGGCGAGCAGATCGTGGCCCACACCGTGGGCGAGCATCCGAGCCCGGATGCGGGCACGCTGCTCGAATGGCTGGCCAACCATTGCTCCGCGCGTGGTGCGGGGCTCAAGGCGGGGCAGGTCATCACCAGCGGCTCCTGCACGGGGATGCTGTTCGCCTCCCGGGGCACGGAGGTGCAGGTGGAGATCGGCGGGCTCGCGCCCTTGAGCGTGTCGTTCTAG
- a CDS encoding maleate cis-trans isomerase family protein, whose protein sequence is MPPTLRLGVLTPSSNTALEPLTSALAAAVPGCSAHFSRFQVTEIALSAQALGQFDDSKILAAAELLADAKVDVIGWSGTSSGWLGFEADLRLVERIRERTGIAATTAVLALNELLALRGVKRLALVTPYTGDVQQKIVDNYRRLGVEVVAERHLGIRVNHDFAAVEPDRLLELMREVAPARPEAITTFCTNLRAAPLAQAVEAELGIPLLDTVSTTVWGQLRAAGADPAQVRGWGALFGWR, encoded by the coding sequence ATGCCCCCGACCCTGCGCCTCGGCGTCCTGACCCCTTCGTCCAACACTGCGCTGGAGCCGCTGACCAGCGCGCTGGCCGCCGCCGTGCCCGGCTGCAGCGCGCACTTCTCGCGCTTCCAGGTGACCGAGATCGCGCTCTCGGCGCAGGCGCTGGGCCAGTTCGACGACAGCAAGATCCTGGCCGCCGCCGAGCTGCTGGCCGACGCGAAGGTCGACGTCATCGGCTGGAGCGGCACCTCCTCGGGCTGGCTGGGCTTCGAGGCCGACTTGCGCCTGGTCGAGCGCATCCGCGAGCGCACCGGCATCGCCGCCACCACCGCGGTGCTGGCGCTCAACGAGCTGCTGGCGCTGCGCGGCGTGAAGCGGCTCGCGCTGGTCACGCCCTACACCGGGGACGTGCAGCAGAAGATCGTCGACAACTACCGCCGCCTTGGCGTCGAGGTGGTGGCCGAGCGCCATCTCGGCATCCGCGTGAACCACGACTTCGCGGCCGTCGAGCCGGACCGGCTGCTGGAATTGATGCGCGAGGTCGCACCGGCGCGGCCCGAGGCGATCACCACCTTCTGCACCAACCTGCGGGCAGCGCCGTTGGCGCAGGCGGTGGAGGCCGAGCTCGGGATCCCGCTGCTCGACACCGTGAGCACCACCGTCTGGGGCCAGCTGCGCGCCGCCGGCGCGGACCCGGCGCAGGTGCGCGGCTGGGGCGCACTGTTCGGCTGGCGCTGA
- a CDS encoding GntR family transcriptional regulator, producing the protein MPTPRARKRAATPARLERENTQDEIYEKIYAAILEHRLHPGTKLGEERLAEIFGASRARIREVLARLAHDQIVELFPQRGAFVAKPTIEQARDVFEARRLIEPAIVRRLVETLSPEKLARLREHQARELDARRRDDKRAVIRLSGEFHSLAAELAGNTALARSMRELSVLTCLMIFLYDAPTSVSCRADEHSKIIEAIAKRDAARAQKLMLEHLAHIEGSMKLDGANEEVDLAAIFRP; encoded by the coding sequence ATGCCGACCCCCCGCGCGCGCAAGCGCGCCGCCACGCCCGCGCGGCTCGAACGCGAGAACACGCAGGACGAGATCTACGAGAAGATCTACGCGGCCATCCTCGAACACCGCCTGCATCCCGGCACCAAGCTGGGCGAGGAGCGGCTCGCCGAGATCTTCGGCGCCAGCCGCGCGCGCATCCGCGAGGTGCTGGCGCGGCTGGCCCACGACCAGATCGTCGAGCTCTTCCCGCAGCGCGGCGCCTTCGTGGCCAAGCCCACCATCGAACAGGCGCGCGACGTGTTCGAGGCTCGCCGGCTGATCGAGCCGGCCATCGTGCGGCGACTGGTCGAGACGCTCTCGCCCGAGAAGCTCGCGCGCCTGCGCGAGCACCAGGCGCGCGAGCTCGACGCGCGGCGCCGCGACGACAAGCGCGCGGTGATCCGCCTGTCCGGCGAGTTCCATTCGCTTGCCGCCGAACTGGCCGGCAACACCGCGCTGGCGCGCAGCATGCGCGAGCTGTCGGTGCTGACCTGCCTGATGATCTTCCTCTACGACGCGCCGACCTCCGTCAGCTGCCGGGCCGATGAGCATTCGAAGATCATCGAGGCGATCGCGAAGCGCGACGCGGCGCGTGCGCAGAAGCTGATGCTGGAGCACCTGGCGCACATCGAGGGCAGCATGAAGCTCGACGGCGCGAACGAGGAAGTCGATCTCGCGGCGATCTTCCGGCCGTAG
- a CDS encoding TRAP transporter small permease subunit — translation MTSARQEPLAPPQGAAARAKPAGLKTRIETVLATVFGTIFLGLAAIVTVETLARKLFNISLQGADELGGYALAVGSTIAFSLALMGRNHIRVDVFHERFPARAQALLNWISIVLLAAFALFIAWVAFKVIGDTMAYRSTAQTPWATPLIIPQGVWYAGLVIFALVACGFALRATRLLAAGDIARLNSDFHPKSAKEELKEELDDLAVRQEAEGGRP, via the coding sequence ATGACGAGCGCCAGGCAGGAGCCCTTGGCCCCGCCCCAGGGGGCGGCGGCGCGCGCGAAGCCTGCCGGCCTCAAGACACGCATCGAAACCGTGCTGGCCACCGTGTTCGGCACGATCTTCCTCGGCCTGGCCGCGATCGTCACCGTCGAGACGCTGGCGCGCAAGCTGTTCAACATCTCGCTGCAGGGTGCCGACGAGCTGGGCGGCTACGCGCTGGCGGTGGGCTCGACCATCGCCTTCAGCCTCGCGCTGATGGGGCGCAACCACATCCGCGTCGACGTGTTCCACGAACGCTTCCCGGCGCGCGCACAGGCGCTGCTGAACTGGATCTCGATCGTCCTGCTGGCCGCGTTCGCGCTCTTCATCGCCTGGGTCGCATTCAAGGTGATCGGCGACACGATGGCCTATCGCAGCACCGCGCAGACGCCCTGGGCGACGCCGCTGATCATTCCGCAAGGCGTGTGGTACGCGGGGCTCGTGATCTTCGCGCTGGTGGCCTGCGGCTTCGCGCTGCGCGCGACGCGCCTCCTCGCTGCGGGCGACATCGCCAGGCTGAACAGCGACTTCCATCCGAAGAGCGCCAAGGAGGAGCTGAAGGAAGAGCTCGACGATCTCGCGGTGCGCCAGGAAGCCGAAGGGGGCAGGCCATGA
- a CDS encoding IclR family transcriptional regulator, with product MTASPRRTPRNAASPITRIDRDSDSTVQSLTRALQLLEVLAEDDEGYRLVDIAARSGLSSSTAHRLLTTLEQRQFVQFDRETNLWYVGVRCFSVGAAFARRRRIAQLALPVMRRLRDSHGETVNLGVADLGDIVFVTQVESREVMRAMGKPGFRAPLHGTAMGQAILAAMAEDDVLQYLRTYGLPKLTANTIARASRLHETLGEVRRAGFAIDDEQNAVGLRCIAAAIRDEHGQPFGAISLVGPTQRIKSADFAQLGAAVRAAADDITAAYGGRLP from the coding sequence ATGACCGCCTCTCCCCGCCGCACGCCCCGCAACGCTGCCAGCCCGATCACCCGCATCGACCGCGATAGCGACAGCACCGTGCAGTCGCTCACGCGGGCGCTGCAGCTGCTGGAGGTGCTGGCCGAGGACGACGAGGGCTACCGCCTGGTCGACATCGCGGCGCGCAGCGGGCTGTCCTCCTCCACCGCGCACCGCCTGCTCACCACGCTGGAGCAGCGGCAGTTCGTCCAGTTCGACCGCGAGACCAACCTCTGGTATGTGGGCGTGCGCTGCTTCTCGGTCGGCGCCGCCTTCGCGCGCCGGCGCCGCATCGCCCAGCTCGCCCTGCCGGTGATGCGCCGCCTGCGCGACAGCCATGGCGAGACGGTCAACCTGGGCGTCGCCGATCTCGGCGACATCGTGTTCGTGACCCAGGTGGAAAGCCGCGAGGTGATGCGTGCCATGGGCAAGCCGGGCTTCCGCGCTCCGCTGCACGGGACCGCGATGGGACAGGCGATCCTCGCCGCGATGGCCGAGGACGACGTGCTGCAGTACCTGCGCACCTACGGCCTGCCGAAGCTCACTGCCAACACCATCGCGCGCGCCTCGCGGCTGCACGAGACGCTGGGCGAGGTGCGGCGCGCCGGCTTCGCGATCGACGACGAGCAGAACGCGGTCGGCCTGCGCTGCATCGCCGCCGCGATCCGCGACGAGCACGGGCAGCCCTTCGGGGCGATCTCGCTGGTGGGTCCGACGCAGCGCATCAAGAGCGCCGACTTCGCGCAGCTGGGGGCGGCGGTGCGGGCCGCCGCCGACGACATCACCGCGGCCTACGGCGGACGCCTGCCGTAA
- a CDS encoding amidase, giving the protein MRSTTALTSRTPLWRLTAAQLAAGFREGAFTPLQALEACLARSAEVNPRLNALVALDAEGATHAAEQSSARWRAGRALGPLDGVPLTIKDNLHVRGLPTHWGSRALAGLVAERDELPVAKLREAGAVIFGKTNVPEFTMQGYTGNPVFGATGNPWNPALTPGGSSGGAVALVAAGGCPIALATDGGGSIRRPASHTNLVGLKPSRGRVPRGGGLPPIFLDFEVAGPLARCVDDVAAMMQVIGRGGVQPVPAVATIPARILYIPRFGDHPVDPAIAALTDAAARQLAALGHEVTTADRFEMAQAVNERWPLLSQVGLAWLVAHPQALSSTRPFDPASFGPVMQANAQAGRDASALALFDLLFEAERLRTALASLFERHDFLLTPAAAALPWPAGETHPPRIDGREVGPRGHAVFAGFVNAAGLPAIALPCGFAQGLPVGLQLVAREGGDDALLALARAFEGAHPWQRFPEL; this is encoded by the coding sequence ATGAGATCCACCACTGCGCTCACCTCGCGTACTCCGCTCTGGCGACTCACGGCCGCGCAGCTCGCGGCCGGATTCCGGGAAGGCGCGTTCACGCCGCTGCAGGCCCTGGAGGCCTGCCTGGCGCGCAGCGCCGAGGTCAACCCGCGGCTCAACGCGCTGGTCGCGCTGGATGCCGAGGGCGCGACCCACGCGGCCGAGCAGAGCAGCGCACGCTGGCGGGCCGGGCGCGCCCTCGGCCCGCTCGACGGCGTGCCCCTCACGATCAAGGACAACCTGCACGTGCGCGGCCTGCCCACGCATTGGGGCAGCCGGGCACTGGCCGGGCTCGTGGCCGAGCGCGACGAGCTGCCGGTGGCGAAGCTGCGCGAGGCCGGCGCGGTGATCTTCGGCAAGACCAACGTGCCCGAGTTCACCATGCAGGGCTACACCGGCAACCCGGTGTTCGGCGCGACCGGCAATCCCTGGAACCCGGCGCTGACGCCCGGCGGCTCCTCGGGCGGCGCGGTCGCGCTGGTCGCGGCCGGCGGGTGCCCGATCGCGCTCGCCACCGACGGCGGCGGCTCGATCCGGCGACCTGCCTCGCACACCAACCTGGTCGGGCTCAAGCCCTCGCGCGGCCGCGTGCCGCGCGGTGGCGGACTGCCGCCGATCTTTCTCGACTTCGAGGTCGCGGGGCCGCTGGCGCGCTGCGTGGACGACGTGGCCGCGATGATGCAGGTGATCGGGCGCGGCGGCGTGCAGCCGGTGCCGGCTGTAGCGACGATACCGGCGCGCATCCTCTACATCCCGCGCTTCGGCGATCACCCGGTCGACCCGGCGATCGCGGCGCTCACCGATGCCGCCGCGCGCCAGCTCGCGGCGCTGGGCCACGAAGTCACGACGGCCGATCGCTTCGAGATGGCGCAGGCCGTGAATGAGCGATGGCCGCTGCTCTCGCAGGTCGGGCTGGCGTGGCTGGTTGCGCATCCGCAGGCGCTGTCGTCCACGCGTCCGTTCGATCCGGCCTCGTTCGGGCCGGTCATGCAAGCCAATGCGCAGGCCGGCCGCGATGCATCCGCCCTCGCGCTGTTCGACCTCCTGTTCGAGGCCGAACGGCTGCGCACGGCGCTGGCGAGCCTGTTCGAGCGCCACGACTTCCTGCTGACGCCGGCGGCGGCGGCACTGCCGTGGCCGGCGGGTGAAACGCATCCGCCGCGCATCGACGGCCGCGAGGTCGGTCCCCGCGGACACGCCGTCTTCGCCGGCTTCGTCAACGCAGCCGGGCTGCCGGCGATCGCGCTGCCCTGCGGCTTCGCCCAGGGGCTGCCGGTCGGCCTGCAGCTGGTCGCGCGCGAAGGCGGCGACGACGCGCTGCTCGCCCTGGCCCGCGCCTTCGAAGGCGCCCATCCGTGGCAGCGCTTTCCCGAGCTGTGA
- a CDS encoding TRAP transporter large permease, with translation MNVMVIAVAFFAMLAMMLVGMPIAVSMALVGIVGGIAAYGTPFMDSIAPVVWGVQNESLLTSIPLFVLLGELLLRSGIADRMYIALSAWLGRLPGGLLHTNIGSCALFAATSGSSVATAATVGTVALPSLQKRGYPMRASLGSLAAGGTLGILIPPSVNMIVYGSLTNNSIGKLFIAGIIPGLLLTGLFMLWIAISSLASGKAMREPKVPLDQRLRALVHLVPPVVVFGIVMGSLYFGIATAAESAALGVVAALGFVWHSGKLSRELMRNCFVSTARVSGMILLIIAAAFILNLTISLTGVAESMTKWVAGLGLSATGLILALIVFYLVLGMFMDVLSMQVATIPITYPIAVALGVDPIWFGIFIVLMCELGLITPPVGMNLFVVHGIRPDKGGIQDAIWGALPYALIMILFTLLLMAVPQLVTWLPAHM, from the coding sequence ATGAACGTGATGGTCATCGCAGTCGCATTCTTCGCGATGCTCGCCATGATGCTGGTCGGCATGCCGATCGCGGTCTCGATGGCGCTGGTCGGCATCGTCGGCGGCATCGCCGCCTACGGGACCCCCTTCATGGACTCGATCGCGCCGGTGGTCTGGGGCGTGCAGAACGAAAGCCTGCTCACCTCGATCCCGCTGTTCGTGCTGCTGGGCGAGCTGCTGCTGCGCTCGGGCATTGCGGACCGCATGTACATCGCGTTGTCGGCCTGGCTCGGCCGCCTGCCGGGCGGCCTGCTGCACACCAACATCGGCAGCTGCGCGCTGTTCGCCGCCACTTCCGGCTCCTCGGTGGCCACGGCGGCCACCGTTGGCACGGTGGCGCTGCCCTCGCTGCAGAAGCGTGGCTATCCGATGCGCGCCTCGCTGGGCTCCCTGGCTGCCGGCGGCACCCTCGGCATCCTGATCCCGCCGAGCGTGAACATGATCGTCTACGGCTCGCTCACCAACAACTCCATCGGCAAGCTGTTCATCGCCGGCATCATTCCCGGCCTGCTGCTGACCGGCCTCTTCATGCTGTGGATCGCGATCTCCAGCCTGGCCAGCGGCAAGGCGATGCGCGAGCCCAAGGTCCCGCTGGACCAGCGCCTGCGCGCCCTGGTGCACCTGGTGCCGCCCGTGGTGGTGTTCGGCATCGTGATGGGGAGCCTCTACTTCGGCATTGCGACAGCGGCCGAGAGCGCGGCGCTGGGCGTCGTCGCGGCGCTCGGCTTCGTCTGGCACTCGGGCAAGCTGAGCCGGGAGCTGATGCGCAACTGCTTCGTCTCGACGGCGCGGGTGAGCGGGATGATCCTGCTGATCATCGCCGCCGCCTTCATCCTCAACCTGACGATCAGCCTGACCGGGGTCGCCGAGTCGATGACGAAATGGGTCGCGGGCCTCGGCCTATCGGCCACCGGGCTGATCCTTGCGCTGATCGTGTTCTACCTGGTCCTGGGCATGTTCATGGACGTGCTGTCGATGCAGGTCGCGACCATCCCGATCACCTACCCGATCGCCGTCGCGCTCGGCGTCGACCCGATCTGGTTCGGCATCTTCATCGTGCTGATGTGCGAACTCGGCCTGATCACGCCGCCCGTGGGCATGAACCTGTTCGTGGTGCACGGCATCCGCCCGGACAAGGGCGGCATCCAGGACGCGATCTGGGGCGCGCTGCCCTACGCGCTGATCATGATCCTGTTCACCCTGCTGCTGATGGCCGTGCCGCAGCTGGTGACGTGGCTGCCGGCCCACATGTGA
- a CDS encoding TRAP transporter substrate-binding protein produces MPLPHRSSKIFAAALALAALFALPAAQAQDRIKLKAIGQPLATGLIQKNKEQPFFENFATRTGLPIDVDYKPIDTLGIKDTEQLRVMKAGLFDLVSLRVSQNSRDEPTILGLDLVGAAPDYATGRKVAKAYFDTVDARLQQQFGVKLLGVWPFGPQILFCKKPVAKLADIKGMKVRVYDQNLAKFIEMVGGTPVPISFADTHQSLSLGVVDCAITGPSSANSAGWPEVTTHQLPIGFQMALNGYGMTMKSWNALKPEQQAKLKSAFDGLTDEVWKYSEELFQDALNCNAGKDPCTTGKKFNLVNVPVTPSDLELVRSAVSKVSLPVWAEVCDKSNAACSKTWQATVAPVLGLK; encoded by the coding sequence ATGCCACTGCCCCATCGTTCCTCCAAGATCTTTGCCGCCGCACTCGCGCTGGCCGCCCTCTTCGCACTGCCCGCCGCACAGGCGCAGGACCGGATCAAGCTCAAGGCCATCGGCCAGCCCCTGGCCACCGGACTGATCCAGAAGAACAAGGAACAGCCCTTCTTCGAGAACTTCGCCACCCGCACCGGGCTGCCGATCGATGTCGACTACAAGCCGATCGACACGCTGGGGATCAAGGACACCGAGCAGCTGCGCGTGATGAAGGCCGGCCTGTTCGACCTCGTCTCGCTGCGCGTGTCGCAGAACTCGCGCGACGAGCCGACCATCCTGGGCCTCGACCTGGTGGGTGCCGCGCCCGACTACGCGACCGGGCGCAAGGTGGCCAAGGCCTATTTCGACACCGTCGATGCACGGCTGCAGCAGCAGTTCGGCGTCAAGCTGCTCGGCGTGTGGCCTTTCGGGCCGCAGATCCTGTTCTGCAAGAAGCCCGTCGCCAAACTGGCCGACATCAAGGGCATGAAGGTGCGCGTGTACGACCAGAACCTCGCCAAGTTCATCGAGATGGTGGGCGGCACGCCGGTGCCGATCTCCTTCGCCGACACGCATCAGTCGTTGTCGCTCGGCGTCGTCGATTGCGCGATCACCGGCCCGAGCTCGGCGAACTCGGCAGGCTGGCCCGAGGTGACGACGCACCAGTTGCCGATCGGCTTCCAGATGGCGCTCAACGGCTACGGCATGACGATGAAGTCTTGGAACGCGCTGAAGCCCGAGCAGCAGGCCAAGCTGAAGTCGGCCTTCGACGGTCTCACCGACGAAGTCTGGAAGTACTCGGAGGAGCTGTTCCAGGATGCGCTGAACTGCAACGCCGGGAAGGACCCATGCACCACGGGCAAGAAGTTCAACCTGGTGAACGTGCCGGTCACGCCGTCGGACCTCGAGCTGGTGCGCAGCGCTGTGAGCAAGGTCTCGCTGCCGGTGTGGGCCGAGGTCTGCGACAAGTCCAACGCGGCGTGTTCGAAGACCTGGCAGGCGACCGTGGCACCGGTGCTGGGGCTGAAGTGA
- a CDS encoding filamentous hemagglutinin N-terminal domain-containing protein, giving the protein MQANPFLATGPARIILNEVVSGNPTQLRGAIEVGGQRAEVIVANPAGIAVDGATFINASRATLTTGTPQLNAAGGLDGYVVRGGTVSIDGAGLDARSTDYTTILARAIKVNAGLWANELKVVTGANQVSADQGQVSPTTGTGKAPVFALDVAHLGGMYAGKITLIGTEHGVGARNAGTIMAADGSGPLSGPGEFVITADGRLENIGTIQAARRADIAAESLANSGRIASGGELKIATPGPLANAGTLEAQSLQLASASDIDSCVSPPPARPSMRPASFRPAAPSRLPTAAWSTRRARSPAAGCPWTHAAMRWRTRRARLQPTRLSM; this is encoded by the coding sequence GTGCAGGCCAATCCCTTCCTCGCAACCGGGCCGGCGCGGATCATCCTCAACGAGGTGGTCAGCGGCAACCCCACGCAACTGCGCGGCGCCATCGAGGTCGGCGGCCAGCGCGCCGAGGTCATCGTGGCCAACCCTGCGGGCATCGCCGTCGATGGCGCCACCTTCATCAACGCCAGCCGCGCAACCCTGACCACCGGCACCCCGCAGCTCAATGCGGCAGGCGGCCTGGACGGCTACGTGGTGCGCGGCGGCACCGTGAGCATCGACGGCGCTGGATTGGATGCAAGAAGCACCGACTACACCACCATCCTGGCGCGCGCCATCAAGGTCAATGCGGGGCTCTGGGCCAACGAGCTGAAGGTAGTCACAGGCGCCAACCAGGTCTCTGCCGATCAAGGGCAGGTCAGCCCGACCACCGGCACGGGCAAGGCGCCCGTCTTCGCGCTCGATGTCGCCCATCTCGGCGGCATGTACGCCGGCAAGATCACCCTCATCGGCACGGAGCATGGCGTCGGTGCGCGCAATGCGGGCACGATCATGGCCGCGGACGGTTCGGGTCCGCTCTCCGGCCCGGGCGAGTTCGTCATCACCGCGGACGGGAGGCTGGAGAACATCGGGACGATCCAGGCCGCGCGCCGCGCCGACATCGCGGCCGAGAGCCTCGCCAATAGCGGGCGTATCGCCAGTGGCGGCGAACTCAAGATCGCCACGCCGGGGCCGCTCGCCAATGCGGGCACGCTCGAAGCGCAGAGCCTGCAGCTTGCGAGCGCCAGCGACATCGACAGCTGCGTGTCACCACCGCCGGCCAGACCGTCAATGCGGCCGGCAAGCTTCAGGCCGGCGGCGCCGTCGCGCTTGCCAACGGCGGCCTGGTCAACACGGCGGGCCAGGTCTCCGGCAGCAGGGTGTCCGTGGACACACGCGGCAATGCGCTGGCGAACACGCAGGGCACGATTGCAGCCGACACGACTGTCAATGTGA